A section of the Cryobacterium soli genome encodes:
- a CDS encoding FdhF/YdeP family oxidoreductase, with translation MTRRAPVKDINEDDLVVGTPKKAAAGLEAVVVALDRGIAQAGVSRTARALLRLNQRNGTDCPGCAWPESTGHRKTAEFCENGAKAVAEENTLRTVGPEFWAEHSLAELAGKTEYWLGNQGRISQPMVVRPGDTHYSPIAWEDAFALIGEKIRATTPDRTVFYTSGRTANETAFLYQLFARSIGTNNLPDCSNMCHESSGSALNPTIGIGKGTVSLEDIHVAELILVVGQNPGTNHPRMLSALAECKANGGKVVAVNPLPEAGLFNFKDPQTPTGLVGHGVPLADEFLQIKVGGDLALFQALGHLLLEEEARVPGSVVDQEFIDANTDGIEAYRAARTEIDWVETEKATGLSRLDISVVAKMMAASNATIICWALGLTQQPHSVNTLKEIINLLLLQGNFGKPGAGACPVRGHSNVQGDRTMGVWEKPKEPMLAALDAEFGIVSPREHGLDSVNTVEAFENDDVDVFVSMGGNFALACSDTDALEAAMQRVGLTVHISTKPNRSHVMHGVTSLILPTLGRTDTDDKHPSGRQVLSVEDSMSMVHSTQGRLDPVSEHLLAEPVIVARMARATLGDDHPVDWKAMAEDYDVIRDHISRVLPGFEDFNKRLRDKNGFVLPNPPRDTRSFATDIGRARFTVSPLEYLTPPPGHLILQTMRSHDQYNTTFYGLDDRYRGIKDGRRVILIHADDVTELGFHDRDLVDVISTFGGQERRADKFRLVVYPTPRGCAAAYFPEANQLMHRELVARESNTPGYKAMSVRFIKHEASVPVLS, from the coding sequence ATGACACGTCGCGCACCGGTCAAGGACATCAACGAAGACGACCTCGTCGTCGGCACTCCGAAGAAGGCTGCCGCCGGCCTTGAGGCGGTGGTGGTTGCGCTGGACCGGGGCATCGCCCAGGCGGGCGTGAGCCGCACCGCGCGGGCGCTGCTGCGGCTCAACCAGCGAAACGGCACCGACTGCCCCGGCTGCGCCTGGCCGGAATCGACCGGGCACCGCAAGACCGCGGAGTTCTGCGAGAACGGCGCCAAGGCCGTGGCCGAGGAGAATACGCTCCGCACCGTCGGCCCGGAATTCTGGGCCGAGCATTCGCTCGCCGAGCTGGCCGGCAAGACCGAGTACTGGCTGGGCAATCAGGGCCGCATCTCCCAGCCCATGGTGGTGCGCCCCGGCGACACCCACTACTCCCCCATCGCCTGGGAAGACGCGTTCGCGCTGATCGGCGAGAAGATCCGCGCCACCACCCCCGACCGTACCGTGTTCTACACCTCGGGCCGCACCGCCAATGAGACCGCGTTTCTGTACCAGCTGTTCGCCCGCTCGATCGGCACGAACAACCTGCCCGACTGCTCGAACATGTGCCACGAATCTTCCGGGTCGGCGCTGAACCCCACCATCGGCATCGGCAAGGGCACCGTCTCGCTCGAAGACATCCACGTGGCCGAGCTGATCCTGGTCGTGGGACAGAACCCGGGCACCAACCACCCGAGGATGCTGTCGGCCCTGGCCGAGTGCAAGGCCAACGGCGGCAAGGTCGTCGCCGTGAACCCTCTGCCCGAGGCCGGGCTGTTCAACTTCAAGGACCCGCAAACGCCCACCGGACTGGTCGGCCACGGGGTGCCACTGGCCGACGAGTTCCTGCAGATCAAGGTCGGCGGCGACCTCGCCCTGTTCCAGGCGCTGGGCCACTTGCTGCTCGAGGAAGAAGCCCGGGTACCCGGTTCCGTCGTGGACCAGGAGTTCATCGACGCCAATACCGACGGCATCGAGGCTTACCGCGCCGCGCGCACCGAGATCGATTGGGTCGAGACGGAGAAGGCCACCGGGCTCTCCCGCCTCGACATCAGCGTGGTCGCCAAGATGATGGCCGCTTCCAACGCCACGATCATCTGCTGGGCGCTGGGCCTCACCCAGCAGCCGCACTCGGTGAACACGCTCAAGGAAATCATCAACCTGCTCCTGCTGCAGGGCAACTTCGGCAAGCCGGGCGCCGGCGCCTGCCCGGTGCGCGGGCACTCCAACGTGCAGGGCGACCGCACCATGGGGGTGTGGGAGAAGCCCAAGGAGCCGATGCTCGCCGCGCTCGACGCCGAGTTCGGCATCGTCTCCCCGCGCGAGCACGGCCTCGACTCGGTCAACACCGTCGAGGCGTTCGAGAACGACGACGTGGACGTGTTCGTGTCGATGGGCGGCAACTTCGCCCTCGCCTGCAGCGACACCGACGCTCTCGAGGCCGCGATGCAGCGGGTGGGCCTGACGGTGCACATCTCCACCAAGCCCAACCGGTCGCACGTAATGCACGGGGTCACCTCCCTGATCCTGCCGACGCTCGGCCGCACCGACACCGATGACAAGCATCCGTCGGGCCGGCAGGTTTTGTCGGTGGAGGACTCGATGTCGATGGTGCACTCCACCCAGGGCCGGCTCGACCCGGTGTCGGAGCACCTGCTGGCCGAACCGGTGATCGTGGCACGGATGGCTCGGGCCACGCTCGGCGACGACCACCCGGTGGACTGGAAGGCGATGGCGGAGGACTACGACGTCATCCGCGACCACATCTCCCGGGTGCTGCCCGGCTTCGAGGACTTCAACAAGCGGTTGCGCGACAAGAACGGCTTCGTGCTGCCCAACCCGCCGCGCGACACCCGAAGCTTCGCCACCGACATCGGCCGGGCCCGCTTCACGGTGAGCCCGCTGGAGTACCTCACCCCGCCGCCCGGGCACCTCATCTTGCAGACCATGCGCAGCCATGACCAGTACAACACCACCTTCTACGGCCTGGATGACCGCTACCGCGGCATCAAGGACGGCCGCCGGGTGATCCTCATCCACGCCGACGACGTCACCGAGCTGGGTTTTCACGACCGCGACCTCGTCGACGTGATCAGCACCTTCGGCGGGCAGGAGCGCCGGGCGGACAAGTTCCGGCTCGTGGTGTACCCCACGCCACGCGGCTGTGCGGCGGCGTACTTCCCCGAGGCCAACCAGCTGATGCACCGGGAGCTCGTGGCCCGGGAATCGAACACGCCCGGCTACAAGGCCATGAGCGTGCGGTTCATCAAGCACGAGGCATCCGTGCCCGTTCTCAGCTGA
- a CDS encoding DapH/DapD/GlmU-related protein: MRKNIDVEVDTGVIEKYRRHPNGNGWVSGKSTVQPSAFISESAYIESGATVGREAWIGPGSWIDHGVVVGDKVFIGQNVHIGEGSLVSGGAHLGSHVRIGRNVRIAAGVRLDRDTRVSDGTDVATGNVGADGRRSHGLAA, encoded by the coding sequence GTGCGCAAGAACATTGACGTCGAAGTCGACACCGGAGTCATCGAGAAGTACCGCAGGCACCCGAACGGCAACGGCTGGGTATCGGGCAAATCCACCGTGCAACCGAGCGCGTTCATCTCCGAGTCCGCGTACATCGAGTCCGGTGCCACCGTGGGCCGTGAGGCCTGGATCGGCCCGGGCAGCTGGATCGACCACGGCGTCGTCGTGGGAGACAAGGTCTTCATCGGCCAGAACGTGCACATCGGCGAGGGCAGCCTCGTCAGCGGCGGCGCCCACCTGGGCAGCCACGTGCGCATCGGCCGCAATGTGCGCATCGCCGCCGGCGTGCGCCTGGACCGGGACACCCGGGTGTCCGACGGCACCGATGTGGCCACCGGCAACGTGGGCGCGGACGGCCGCCGGTCGCACGGACTGGCGGCGTGA
- a CDS encoding DNA-directed RNA polymerase subunit beta produces MADDFHKPTKFSGAKFESMMGGEDPAQISRIAHETAQALIARVRDSPDPEVVERLVAYTDEHGIDAVAELWSRATPRSLPGALWRIYLVRLLIRQDADGTSYLYQRGIDVAVTIDPIVAGAIVPTGPAEIIQLADEILRGVFTGDFAIALDRAAAFCRVIGAGCASVADDLDATEPGRSTELTTRALRFSTTAQEFASCARLWRSDSLE; encoded by the coding sequence ATGGCCGACGATTTCCACAAGCCCACCAAATTCTCGGGCGCCAAGTTCGAGTCGATGATGGGCGGAGAGGATCCCGCCCAGATCAGCCGGATCGCGCATGAGACGGCGCAGGCCCTGATCGCACGGGTGCGCGACAGCCCAGACCCCGAGGTCGTCGAACGCCTCGTGGCGTACACCGACGAGCACGGCATCGACGCCGTCGCCGAGCTCTGGTCCCGGGCCACACCGCGCAGCCTGCCCGGTGCGCTCTGGCGCATCTACCTGGTGCGGCTGCTGATCCGGCAGGACGCCGACGGCACATCGTACCTGTACCAGCGCGGCATCGACGTGGCTGTCACCATCGACCCGATCGTGGCCGGGGCCATCGTGCCGACCGGCCCCGCCGAGATCATCCAGCTGGCCGACGAGATCCTCCGTGGCGTGTTCACCGGCGACTTCGCCATCGCGCTTGACCGGGCGGCGGCATTCTGCCGGGTGATCGGCGCCGGCTGCGCCAGCGTGGCCGACGACCTCGACGCCACCGAACCGGGCCGCTCCACTGAGCTCACCACGCGCGCCCTGCGATTCTCGACAACCGCACAGGAATTCGCCTCCTGCGCCCGGCTCTGGCGCAGCGACTCGCTCGAGTAG
- a CDS encoding sigma-70 family RNA polymerase sigma factor, whose translation MTAEFNLDSSSTAPSKEELLARVAEGDESAFGELYDQIAPRVLGLVKRVLIDHAQSEEVTQEIFLEIWQTAARYESQRGGASTWIMTMAHRRAIDRIRSSQAGRDRDTKVGIRDLAVPYDHVAETVEVRIEHERVEKAMSRLTELQRQAVSLSYFSGYSHREVADFLHIPLGTVKTRLRDGLIRLRDELGVTS comes from the coding sequence ATGACTGCTGAATTCAACCTCGACTCCTCGTCGACGGCGCCTTCGAAAGAAGAGCTGCTCGCCCGCGTAGCCGAAGGGGACGAGTCGGCGTTCGGAGAGCTCTACGACCAGATCGCCCCGCGGGTGCTTGGCCTTGTCAAGCGCGTGCTGATCGATCACGCACAGTCCGAAGAAGTGACCCAGGAGATTTTCCTGGAGATCTGGCAGACGGCTGCGCGGTACGAGTCACAGCGTGGCGGGGCCTCGACCTGGATCATGACCATGGCGCACCGACGTGCGATCGACCGAATCCGGTCGTCGCAGGCCGGCCGCGACAGGGATACCAAAGTGGGCATCCGCGACCTCGCGGTGCCGTATGACCACGTCGCGGAAACCGTTGAGGTACGCATCGAGCACGAAAGGGTGGAAAAAGCGATGTCCAGACTGACCGAACTGCAACGTCAGGCCGTGAGCCTGTCGTATTTCAGCGGGTACAGTCACCGAGAAGTCGCTGATTTCCTGCATATCCCGCTCGGCACGGTGAAGACCCGCCTCCGCGACGGGTTAATCCGCTTGCGAGATGAATTGGGGGTGACCTCGTGA
- a CDS encoding anti-sigma factor: MNDRDKSIGDLTGNGNVENPADLAGAYALHALSPDEAAVYERYLAQSEQARTEAAELGDTAVALGLSVAPVQPSSALKASLMAKLASTPQLAPRGAAEPPAPTDTTTDAPPAAIPIGSAPSHAAATAPGAAGQDPAAPGSDVSGAGDGRGSGSAADRAQRRWFQRPAGYLVAAAAAVALFVTGTVAGQAIYGNPNDDFAQQQASSLAEIEASPDSQRAAAQTATGQDATLVWSGELGLSAIIVEDLPALGDDEDYQLWYIGAAGPISAGTFDSDGSGTVWRVLDGTMTAGDTVGVTVEPKGGSEQPTTDPIVAIQSS, encoded by the coding sequence GTGAACGACCGCGACAAGTCCATCGGCGACCTGACCGGCAACGGCAACGTCGAGAACCCGGCCGATCTGGCCGGTGCCTACGCTTTGCATGCGCTCAGCCCCGACGAGGCCGCCGTGTACGAGCGATACCTCGCACAGTCGGAGCAGGCCCGCACTGAGGCCGCCGAGCTGGGCGACACCGCCGTGGCCCTCGGCCTGTCCGTCGCCCCGGTGCAGCCGTCCAGCGCTCTCAAGGCCAGCCTGATGGCCAAACTCGCCAGCACCCCCCAGCTTGCTCCACGGGGCGCCGCCGAGCCGCCTGCCCCCACCGACACGACCACGGATGCGCCGCCCGCGGCCATCCCGATCGGCTCCGCCCCCTCGCACGCTGCGGCCACCGCACCGGGCGCTGCGGGTCAGGACCCGGCAGCGCCGGGCTCGGACGTTTCCGGTGCCGGCGACGGCCGGGGCTCAGGCTCCGCCGCCGACCGTGCCCAGCGTCGCTGGTTCCAACGTCCCGCCGGGTACCTCGTGGCCGCCGCCGCGGCCGTGGCCCTGTTTGTGACTGGTACCGTCGCCGGGCAGGCCATCTACGGCAACCCGAACGACGACTTCGCTCAGCAGCAGGCCTCGAGCCTGGCCGAGATCGAGGCGTCGCCCGACAGCCAGCGGGCCGCGGCGCAGACCGCGACCGGCCAAGACGCCACCCTGGTGTGGTCGGGCGAGCTCGGCCTGTCGGCGATCATCGTCGAAGACCTGCCCGCCCTCGGCGACGACGAGGACTACCAGCTCTGGTACATCGGCGCAGCCGGACCCATCTCGGCCGGTACCTTCGACTCCGACGGCTCCGGCACGGTCTGGCGGGTCCTGGACGGAACCATGACCGCCGGTGACACCGTGGGCGTCACCGTCGAACCCAAGGGCGGCTCCGAGCAGCCCACCACCGATCCGATCGTGGCCATTCAGAGCTCCTAG
- a CDS encoding aminodeoxychorismate lyase: MTLPFTLLIDPEPADSTRTDFVDTFHEIDSGAPALRVAELSTQRGDGIFETLSVVNGHPQEVEPHISRLINSAQICDLPVPNPAQWRAAIAYAVDRIPGEGELALKFVLSRGVEHGPAPTAWLHATRAADFSAVREHGVKVITLDRGYPRGVAEEAPWLLMGAKTLSYAINMAALREAKRRGADDTIFLTHDGYVMEGPTSSVILRTGGRYVTPAPSGAILHGTTQQSVFEYLTAHGESVEYRDVTVDELRAADAAWLVSSVRLAVAVTALDGVEFPRDDELTRTLNASLLARTGS, from the coding sequence ATGACCCTGCCCTTCACGTTGCTCATCGACCCGGAGCCCGCAGACTCCACCCGCACCGACTTCGTCGACACGTTCCACGAGATCGATTCCGGCGCCCCGGCGTTGCGCGTGGCGGAGCTGAGCACGCAGCGCGGCGACGGCATCTTCGAGACCCTCAGTGTGGTCAACGGGCATCCGCAGGAGGTGGAGCCGCACATCAGCCGGCTCATCAATTCGGCGCAGATCTGTGACCTGCCGGTGCCCAACCCTGCGCAGTGGCGCGCGGCGATCGCCTACGCCGTCGACCGTATCCCCGGTGAGGGGGAACTGGCGCTCAAGTTCGTGCTCAGCCGCGGTGTCGAGCACGGCCCGGCGCCCACGGCCTGGCTGCACGCCACCCGCGCCGCGGACTTCAGCGCGGTGCGTGAACACGGCGTCAAGGTGATCACCCTCGACCGCGGGTACCCGCGCGGCGTCGCCGAGGAGGCGCCCTGGCTGCTGATGGGCGCCAAGACCCTCAGCTACGCCATCAACATGGCCGCCCTGCGCGAGGCCAAGCGACGGGGAGCCGACGACACGATCTTCCTCACCCACGATGGGTACGTCATGGAAGGCCCCACCTCCAGCGTGATCCTCCGCACCGGCGGACGCTACGTCACCCCGGCGCCGAGCGGCGCCATCCTGCACGGCACCACGCAGCAGAGCGTGTTCGAGTACCTCACCGCGCACGGCGAGAGCGTCGAGTACCGCGACGTCACGGTCGACGAGCTTCGGGCGGCGGATGCGGCGTGGCTGGTCTCCAGCGTGCGCCTTGCGGTCGCCGTGACCGCCCTGGACGGCGTGGAGTTCCCCCGCGACGACGAGCTCACCCGAACCCTGAACGCGTCCCTGCTGGCCCGCACCGGCTCCTAG
- the pstB gene encoding phosphate ABC transporter ATP-binding protein PstB codes for MSKRIEVNDLDVYYSKFLAVEGVTLTIEPRTVTALIGPSGCGKSTFLRTLNRMHEVIPGAHVDGEVLIDGNNLYGPGVDPVLVRRQVGMVFQRPNPFPTMSIGDNVLAGVKLNNRRMPKSDADALIEKSLQGANLWNEVKDRLDKPGSSLSGGQQQRLCIARAIAVQPDVILMDEPCSALDPISTLAIEDLIEEMKTDYTIVIVTHNMQQASRVSDRTAFFNIAGTGKPGKLIEYDDTTTIFSNPTVQATEDYVSGRFG; via the coding sequence ATGTCCAAGCGCATTGAAGTCAACGACCTCGACGTCTACTACAGCAAATTCCTCGCCGTCGAGGGCGTGACGCTCACCATCGAGCCGCGCACCGTGACCGCTCTGATCGGTCCCAGCGGCTGCGGCAAATCGACGTTCCTGCGCACCCTCAACCGCATGCACGAGGTCATTCCCGGCGCCCACGTGGACGGTGAGGTGCTGATCGACGGCAACAACCTCTACGGCCCCGGCGTGGATCCGGTGCTGGTGCGCCGTCAGGTGGGCATGGTCTTCCAGCGGCCCAACCCGTTCCCCACCATGTCGATCGGCGACAACGTGCTCGCCGGCGTCAAGCTCAACAACCGCCGGATGCCCAAGAGCGACGCCGACGCGCTGATCGAGAAGTCGCTGCAGGGCGCGAACCTCTGGAACGAGGTGAAGGACCGCTTGGACAAGCCCGGCTCGAGCCTCTCCGGCGGCCAGCAGCAGCGTCTCTGCATCGCCCGTGCCATCGCGGTGCAGCCCGACGTGATCCTGATGGACGAGCCATGCTCGGCCCTCGACCCGATCTCCACTCTCGCGATCGAGGACCTCATCGAAGAGATGAAGACGGACTACACGATCGTCATCGTGACGCACAACATGCAGCAGGCCTCCCGCGTCTCCGACCGCACCGCGTTCTTCAACATCGCGGGCACCGGCAAGCCCGGCAAGCTCATCGAGTACGACGACACCACCACGATCTTCTCCAACCCCACCGTGCAGGCCACCGAGGACTACGTCTCCGGCCGCTTCGGCTAA
- the pstA gene encoding phosphate ABC transporter permease PstA, protein MSTMTVSSPVSNSLTAGKLPKNTPVMVLAASWIVVGAFFTVIFLSGATESFNWAGTLFFGTVLYCIALFLFSYFVEGVRRAKDRLVTAVVAIAFVVALIPLISLVGTTVVNGLPAFLTPTFFTESQRNVVGAGGGALHAIVGTLFVTGLATLISVPIGLLTAIYLTEYGRGRLARGITFFVDVMTGIPSIVAGLFAYALFSLLFNDPGIRFGFGGSVALSVLMIPVVVRSSEEMLKLVPNELREAAYALGVPKWLTIVKVVLPTSLAGIVTGVMISISRVIGETAPLLIIAGFTASMNYDMFSERMMTLPVFVYNQYASQGADSQAYIDRAWAGALTLIVIVMLLNLIARLVARTFSPKLGR, encoded by the coding sequence ATGAGCACCATGACCGTCTCGTCTCCCGTCAGCAACTCTCTCACCGCGGGCAAACTGCCCAAGAACACGCCTGTGATGGTGCTCGCCGCCAGCTGGATCGTGGTCGGCGCGTTCTTCACGGTGATCTTCCTCTCCGGCGCCACGGAGAGCTTCAACTGGGCCGGCACGCTGTTCTTCGGCACCGTGCTCTACTGCATCGCCCTGTTCCTGTTCTCCTACTTCGTCGAGGGCGTGCGCCGGGCCAAGGACCGCCTGGTGACCGCGGTCGTCGCCATCGCCTTCGTGGTGGCGTTGATCCCGCTGATCTCCCTCGTGGGCACCACCGTGGTCAACGGCCTCCCCGCCTTCCTCACCCCCACCTTCTTCACGGAGTCGCAGCGGAACGTCGTCGGTGCCGGCGGTGGCGCCCTGCACGCGATCGTCGGCACGCTCTTCGTCACCGGGCTCGCCACCCTCATCTCGGTGCCGATCGGGCTGCTCACCGCCATCTACCTCACCGAGTACGGCCGCGGCCGCCTGGCCCGCGGAATCACGTTCTTCGTCGACGTGATGACCGGCATCCCCTCGATCGTGGCCGGCCTGTTCGCCTACGCACTGTTCTCGCTCCTGTTCAACGACCCGGGCATCCGGTTCGGCTTCGGCGGGTCGGTGGCGCTGTCGGTGCTGATGATCCCCGTGGTTGTGCGCTCGAGCGAGGAAATGCTCAAGCTCGTGCCCAACGAACTGCGCGAGGCCGCGTACGCGCTCGGTGTGCCCAAGTGGCTCACGATCGTGAAGGTTGTGCTGCCCACCTCGCTGGCGGGCATCGTCACCGGTGTGATGATCTCGATCTCCCGCGTGATCGGCGAGACCGCACCGCTGCTGATCATCGCGGGCTTCACGGCCAGCATGAACTACGACATGTTCAGCGAACGGATGATGACCCTGCCGGTATTCGTCTACAACCAGTACGCCAGCCAGGGTGCCGACTCGCAGGCGTACATCGACCGGGCCTGGGCCGGCGCGCTCACCCTCATCGTGATCGTGATGCTGCTCAACCTCATCGCCCGCCTCGTCGCCCGCACCTTCTCCCCCAAACTCGGCCGCTGA
- the pstC gene encoding phosphate ABC transporter permease subunit PstC gives MTTAVDRIAIKAKERPGDRIFSTATVVAGSLILAVLAAVAAFLLIQSIPAFVAPADAFKGEFTNFWSYVLPLAFGTVWSAFLALLMAVPVAIAVALFISHFAPRKLAQGLGYLIDLLAAVPSVVFGLWGIGVLAPLVQPFYANLVDWFGWFPLFAGPVSGTGRTIFTVAIVLAVMVLPIITAICREIFLQTPVLYEEASLALGATRWEMITMAVLPFGRAGIISAAMLGLGRALGETMAVAMVLSPSPQVIFQLLTSQNSTTIAANIALNFPEAHGVGVNILLATGLMLFIITLVVNMIARVIINRRKAFSGAN, from the coding sequence ATGACGACCGCAGTTGACCGTATTGCGATCAAGGCCAAGGAACGACCGGGCGACCGTATCTTCTCCACGGCCACCGTTGTGGCAGGCAGCCTCATCCTGGCGGTGCTCGCCGCCGTCGCCGCCTTCCTGCTGATCCAGAGCATCCCCGCCTTCGTGGCGCCGGCGGATGCCTTCAAGGGCGAGTTCACCAACTTCTGGTCCTACGTGCTGCCGCTGGCCTTCGGCACCGTCTGGTCGGCGTTCCTGGCGCTGCTGATGGCCGTGCCCGTGGCCATCGCCGTGGCCCTCTTCATCTCGCACTTCGCGCCGCGCAAACTCGCGCAGGGCCTGGGCTACCTCATCGACCTGCTCGCCGCCGTTCCCTCAGTGGTCTTCGGCCTCTGGGGCATCGGCGTGCTGGCCCCGCTCGTGCAGCCGTTCTACGCCAACCTGGTCGACTGGTTCGGCTGGTTCCCGCTCTTCGCCGGTCCGGTCTCCGGAACCGGTCGCACCATCTTCACCGTCGCCATTGTGCTGGCCGTGATGGTGCTGCCGATCATCACCGCCATCTGCCGTGAGATCTTCCTGCAGACCCCGGTGCTCTACGAGGAAGCCTCGCTGGCCCTCGGAGCCACCCGGTGGGAAATGATCACCATGGCCGTGCTGCCCTTCGGCCGCGCCGGCATCATCTCCGCCGCCATGCTCGGCCTGGGCCGCGCGCTCGGCGAGACCATGGCCGTGGCCATGGTGCTCTCCCCCAGCCCGCAGGTGATCTTCCAGCTGCTCACGTCGCAGAACTCCACCACGATCGCCGCGAACATCGCGCTCAACTTCCCCGAGGCACACGGCGTGGGGGTCAACATCCTGCTCGCCACGGGCCTCATGCTCTTCATCATCACGCTGGTCGTCAACATGATCGCCCGCGTGATCATCAACCGCCGCAAGGCCTTCTCTGGAGCGAATTGA
- the pstS gene encoding phosphate ABC transporter substrate-binding protein PstS, with translation MNLMRFGRPAVIAIAAALVLSSCASNEGGASTSTDDAAPASTLSGTINAAGASSQGSAQEAWISAFQTANPDVTINYDPSGSGAGRETFIAGGSDFAGSDSYLNDDELAGTFAACAPDTTAVDLPVYISPIAVIFNIEGVSDLNLDAPTLAKIFKGDITTWNDPAIVALNADAKLPAAPITAVHRSDDSGTTKNFSDYLNQNAADVWTEKPADPFPYQSGEGAQGTSGVVDAVTNGTGTIGYADASRAGDLGVAKIKVGEEFVGYTAEAAAAVVNDSPLVDGRADNDLAIKLNRTTTDATHYPLVLVSYAVVCTEYADAEQGALVKEYVSYMASAAGQEVAASSAGAAPLSSDLQSKVAAVLATLK, from the coding sequence GTGAATCTCATGCGTTTTGGCCGCCCCGCGGTCATTGCCATCGCCGCAGCTCTCGTTCTCTCCTCCTGCGCGTCGAACGAAGGTGGCGCCAGCACGTCCACCGACGACGCTGCTCCCGCGAGCACCCTCTCCGGCACGATCAACGCCGCCGGCGCCTCCTCGCAGGGCTCGGCCCAGGAGGCCTGGATCTCCGCCTTCCAGACGGCCAACCCAGACGTCACCATCAACTACGACCCGTCGGGCTCCGGCGCCGGTCGCGAGACCTTCATCGCCGGCGGCAGCGACTTCGCCGGTTCGGACTCCTACCTCAACGACGACGAGCTCGCCGGCACCTTCGCCGCCTGCGCGCCGGACACCACGGCCGTCGACCTGCCCGTCTACATCTCCCCCATCGCCGTGATCTTCAACATCGAGGGCGTCTCCGACCTCAACCTCGATGCTCCCACCCTGGCCAAGATCTTCAAGGGCGACATCACCACCTGGAACGACCCGGCCATCGTCGCGCTGAACGCCGACGCCAAGCTGCCGGCCGCCCCGATCACCGCCGTGCACCGCTCGGACGACTCGGGCACCACCAAGAACTTCTCCGACTACCTGAACCAGAACGCCGCTGACGTCTGGACCGAGAAGCCGGCCGACCCGTTCCCGTACCAGTCCGGTGAGGGCGCCCAGGGCACCTCCGGTGTCGTCGACGCCGTCACCAACGGCACCGGCACCATCGGCTACGCCGACGCCTCGCGCGCCGGTGACCTCGGTGTCGCCAAGATCAAGGTCGGCGAGGAATTCGTCGGCTACACCGCCGAGGCCGCAGCCGCCGTCGTCAACGACTCCCCCCTCGTCGACGGCCGCGCCGACAACGACCTGGCCATCAAGCTGAACCGCACCACCACCGACGCGACGCACTACCCGCTCGTTCTGGTCAGCTACGCCGTGGTCTGCACCGAGTACGCGGACGCCGAACAGGGCGCCCTCGTCAAGGAGTACGTCAGCTACATGGCCAGCGCAGCCGGCCAGGAAGTCGCCGCGTCTTCCGCTGGTGCCGCGCCGCTCTCCAGCGACCTGCAGTCCAAGGTCGCCGCGGTCCTCGCCACCCTCAAGTAA
- a CDS encoding NUDIX hydrolase produces MSDAATAVYAAGAVCWRLIDGKMHVLLIHRTVHGDITIPKGKVDPGETLPVTAVREIEEETGLAIALGMPLGVSEYPMPNGKDKIVHYWAAEVLPEHILRSTFVPNGEVAALEWVTIKKARTYLSYAPDVEIIDAFARLVAQGITSTFAIIALRHAKATSPHDWPGPDATRPLSERGVTQAAALAGTVSAWHPQRIFTSTATRCVTTVAPLSAATGVPFKRTDLISQDAWEQGTSDVRHSVGKRIRARKTAVLCSHGPVLPDILREIALATGSPVTQQVSNAAALAPSGFSVVHLSTDNPSAGILAIETHPPRL; encoded by the coding sequence ATGAGCGACGCCGCCACCGCCGTGTACGCGGCCGGAGCCGTCTGCTGGCGCCTGATCGACGGCAAGATGCATGTGCTGCTGATCCACCGCACCGTGCACGGCGACATCACGATCCCCAAGGGCAAGGTCGACCCCGGCGAAACGCTGCCGGTCACGGCCGTGCGGGAGATCGAGGAGGAGACCGGCCTGGCCATCGCCCTGGGCATGCCGCTGGGTGTGTCCGAGTACCCGATGCCCAACGGTAAGGACAAGATCGTGCACTACTGGGCCGCCGAGGTGCTGCCCGAGCACATCCTGCGCTCCACCTTCGTACCCAACGGCGAAGTGGCCGCCCTGGAATGGGTGACCATCAAGAAGGCCAGGACCTACCTCAGCTACGCCCCGGACGTGGAGATCATCGATGCCTTCGCCCGGCTGGTGGCGCAGGGCATCACGAGCACCTTCGCCATCATCGCCCTCCGCCACGCCAAGGCCACTTCGCCGCACGACTGGCCAGGGCCCGACGCCACCCGCCCGCTCAGCGAACGCGGTGTCACGCAGGCCGCGGCCCTGGCCGGAACCGTGAGCGCGTGGCATCCGCAGCGCATTTTCACCAGCACCGCCACCCGCTGCGTCACCACCGTGGCCCCGCTGTCGGCGGCCACCGGTGTGCCGTTCAAGCGCACCGACCTGATCAGCCAGGACGCCTGGGAACAGGGCACCTCGGATGTTCGCCACAGCGTGGGCAAGCGCATCCGTGCCCGCAAGACCGCCGTGCTCTGCAGCCACGGACCGGTGCTGCCCGACATCCTGCGGGAGATCGCCCTTGCGACCGGCTCGCCGGTGACCCAGCAGGTTTCCAACGCCGCGGCGCTCGCACCCAGCGGGTTCTCGGTCGTGCATCTGTCCACCGACAACCCGAGCGCGGGCATCCTCGCCATCGAAACCCACCCGCCGCGCCTGTAG